The Montipora capricornis isolate CH-2021 unplaced genomic scaffold, ASM3666992v2 scaffold_10, whole genome shotgun sequence genome contains a region encoding:
- the LOC138034260 gene encoding polycystin-2-like, translated as MLAKCKGKKISSESREKKTPEKVTPFPRSGREFSRLKKEIVAKAKRRSSIRQIGFYMTFLVTIGVLSYGNRDSTRYLFAKFLDDHTGYFEQVKTFTSFWEWMNKTLVPHLYLSPHQSNYRELQAGDELKATVIGMLRLRQLRAVKVQCPAVHTIKDWFPLARYDCYSFVKESKDPFIPKRGIFPCSRPWVYQTAEELDASSKWGHHGWYGGGGYSADLGYDEETARTVVHSLQSGHWIDRQTTAVIVEFTLFSQSISTLAVCSFFFEVLQTGQAVSFKQINTISLHNTESVLQVFQGLCFVFFISMFIYKGFDTTTTIIRRGRHYTRSVWCWLDVSLLCTSLSVLVFSFVKSYHIENILEYLERNIFAPVNFQSAVLLQDVENCALATLTFLTTVKLLQLTYFNMYTKVFASALRIWLQKLHSYLLILSVLFFAFLQTGILLFGTIVSRYSSLWSSFSFQLEIILGKVKARPEKELVEAVPVVGHVFVSLLLFGMTIIMMNFFISSLNDAIRDARALQTSEKSQPPRNQADSNIPTERFKEFFDRISYQLKAIDVIQHLPEAHILDKKLTEVLRRLDEACSHYIT; from the exons ATGTTGGCAAAgtgcaaaggaaagaaaatatctTCCGAAAGCCGTGAAAAAAAGACACCGGAGAAAGTGACACCTTTCCCAAGGTCAGGAAGAGAATTCTCAAGACTGAAGAAAGAGATTGTTGCTAAGGCCAAACGTCGTTCGTCCATTCGCCAAATAGGATTTTATATGACTTTTCTTGTCACAATTGGTGTGTTATCATATGGAAACAGAGACTCGACGCGGTATCTGTTCGCGAAATTTCTTGATGATCACACCGGATATTTTGAACAG GTTAAAACTTTCACCTCCTTCTGGGAATGGATGAACAAAACGTTGGTACCACATCTCTACCTCAGTCCCCATCAATCCAATTACCGAGAGTTACAGGCAGGGGATGAGCTAAAAGCTACTGTGATTGGAATGTTACGACTTCGTCAGCTTAGAGCAGtaaaag TTCAATGCCCCGCAGTACACACGATCAAGGATTGGTTTCCCCTTGCACGTTATGATTGCTACTCTTTTGTGAAGGAATCCAAAGATCCATTCATTCCCAAACGTGGAATTTTCCCTTGCTCTCGTCCATGGGTGTATCAAACAGCAGAAGAACTCGATGCGTCATCAAAATGGGGACATCATGGGTGGTATGGTGGAGGAGGGTACTCTGCTGACCTGGGTTATGATGAGGAAACTGCGCGTACAGTTGTTCATTCTTTACAATCAGGGCATTGGATTGACCGTCAAACAACAGCTGTGATCGTAGAGTTTACCTTGTTTAGCCAATCAATCAGCACATTAGCGGTTTGctcttttttctttgaagtgcttCAAACAGGACAGGCTGTATCGTTTAAGCAAATCAACACCATCTCATTACACAATACTGAATCCGTCCTCCAAGTCTTCCAAGGACTCTGCTTTGTTTTCTTCATCAGCATGTTTATCTACAAAGGTTTCGACACCACAACCACCATAATTCGCCGGGGAAGACATTACACCCGTTCTGTTTGGTGTTGGCTGGATGTGTCGCTACTCTGCACGTCCCTCTCTGTTTTGGTGTTCAGCTTTGTCAAGTCTTACCATATTGAAAACATTCTAGAATACTTAGAGCGCAACATCTTTGCTCCAGTCAATTTCCAGTCGGCTGTTCTACTGCAGGATGTTGAAAACTGTGCCTTAGCCACCCTTACCTTTCTTACCACAGTTAAGCTGTTGCAGTTGACGTATTTTAATATGTATACCAAAGTGTTTGCTAGTGCATTGCGAATCTGGTTGCAAAAGTTGCACTCTTATCTCCTTAttctttcagttttgttttttgcattcCTTCAAACAGGAATTTTGCTCTTCGGGACCATTGTTTCTCGTTATTCCAGCCTTTGGTCATCATTCTCCTTTCAGCTTGAAATAATTCTTGGAAAGGTGAAAGCTCGACCAGAAAAGGAACTTGTTGAAGCTGTGCCTGTCGTTGGTCACGTATTCGTCAGTCTTCTTCTTTTCGGTATGACAATCATAATGATGAATTTCTTCATATCATCTTTAAATGATGCCATAAGAGATGCAAGAGCATTGCAGACAAGTGAGAAAAGCCAACCACCTCGAAACCAGGCTGATTCAAATATTCCAACTGAAAGATTCAAAGAGTTCTTTGACCGCATCAGCTACCAGTTGAAAGCCATAGATGTGATTCAACATCTGCCAGAAGCACATATCCTTGACAAAAAGCTGACAGAAGTCTTAAGGCGTCTGGATGAGGCATGTTCACATTACATCACATGA